Part of the Mytilus edulis chromosome 9, xbMytEdul2.2, whole genome shotgun sequence genome, agtgttttaaaatataagttgTGTAAGATCATTCTATACCTGTTATATTTCAGAAGATTATACAGGGTCAGATATTACTTGGTAAAGTCATACAAGGAAATGTTAGACTTGAAAAGTAATACATGGTAAATTACAATGTAAATATGATTAGGTTATACATTGTAAGGTTATGCAGGGTAAGGTACAAATATTTGGTAATGTTATGCAAATTAAGAAAAcacaagttgttttttttttctcgataaAGTTATGTATGGTAAGGTTACGAATGGGAAGGATTATACATGGGAGGGTTACACATAGAAGTGTTATACATGACAGGATTATACATGGATTGGTAATGCATTGTAAGATTGAGACCAAACATGATAAAGCTATTCTTGGTGTAATTGTGCTAAGAAAGGTTATGCACAGTGAAGTTCTACTGGGTAATGTTCTATTTAGTAAGGTTATACATGGTAAGGTTAAATACATGGTAATGTTATACATAATAAGGTTATACTTGGTAAGGTTATACTACGTAAGGTTATCTTTGATAATGTTATGGAAATGCGTGGTTTGGTAATACTTCGTAAGGTTATAAAAGGTATGGTTATACATGGTAAGGTTATTCATGTAAAGGTTATGATTGGTAAGGTTAAACATACCGGGGTTATTCATAGTTAAGTTATACTTGGTAAGCTTATACAAAGTAATTTAATAAATGGTAtggttatatatttgaaattttacatggtaaaaatatgtatgataaagGAAAACGCATAAGACTTAACACTTTTATTTGgatagttttataatataatgTTATATTCCAGTACTTTACAGTTTTACTATAGTGAGACATGAGTAATAGCTGTAATACTGTTTCACGTTGCCTTTCCAAACACTAATCTTGTCGTTGACGTTTAGTTCTACCACTGTGTTAATAGTACCAGAATTGAATTGCTTGTCATGGTCAGGAATGTATCCAGGAACAATCATTAACTTATTTTTTCTCACTTCGAAGTATGCATGACTCGTTTTTGTCATTATTGTTACGGAAATGTGATACAAACCAGCATATTCGCAAGTAAACACGCCTGAATTAATAAATAGTGAGATATTGTTCACGCCGACAGATGTTCTCTTTTTGGGGAACTTGATCATGCCATCACTGGTAGGATTTAAGTACTCATAAGGTCCACAAGAGGTGAGTGCCactgaaaatagtaaaaaaaatgaaattaataatcacacatttattttgaataaataaatagtcTTGAAAGAgattaaaattgatataattgttgAAGATCCTTTCATTCTCACACTTATCTGTGATTTGACTTGCTTAAATGTTTTTAATACAGTTAATGTATTGTTAATCAACTGTCTATTTCGGGATAATATCTTTTAGATAGGTATACCAGGAATATTCGAATTAAGATTATGTTCACCGACATCAGTGTTACTGTGCATCTTCTACCTCAGtggatgttttttttcaaattatctacGTAATCAAGTAATTTTCAGTGAATCATCTTGATATAGAGTTTTGAAATTAGTTTCTATTTTGTTTAGTTGTTTGTCACTTATTCATTTATCTCAATTAAGTGCTAAATCATTCAACAAaccaaaatagttttatttatgcTCGTCGGACAAATATCCCTTATTGTCCTTATTACCCATTTCATATAATCGACAATGAAATTCTTTTTTAGCTTTTGTCACTTTTTCTCACCTTTTAAACAAGGGATGCAGatgtttaaaacatttcttaCCAACTTGGCTTTTGTCCCCAGCGGGTCCCTTATCTCCTGTTTGTCCTTTGTACCCCATTTGACCTTTGTCCCCTAGTGAACCCTTGTCTCCCATTGGACCTGTGTTGCCAATTGAACCTGTTTCGCCTTTACTACCGACTCGTCCTTTGTCTCCTATCGGACCTTTGTCTCCAATAGAACCTTTGTCTCCATTTTGACCTGTGTTACCACTCGAACCTTTGTCTCCTATATCACCGATGTATCCTTTGTTTCCTACTGGACCTTTTTCTCCCATTGGACCTTTATCACCAATAGGACCTTTGTCTCCAATTGAACCTTTATCGCCCTTTTGACCTGTGTTACCACTCAAACCTGTGTCTCCTATGTGTCCTTTGTTTCCTATTGGACCTTTATCTCCCATTGGACCTTTATTTCCAAAAAGACCTTTCTCTCCAATTGAACCTTTATCGCCCTTTTGACCAGGGTTTCCACTCGAACCTTTGTCTCCTATATTACCGATGTGACCCTTGTTTCCTATTGGACCTTTGTTTCCAATTGAACCTTGTTCTCCAATTGAACCTTTATCTCCGATAGAACCTTTGTCTCCAATGGAACCTTTGTCTCCAATGGGACCTTTGTCTCCCATTGAACCGTTATCTCCAATAGGACCTTTGTCCCCAATTTGACCTTTATCTCCCTTTTTACCTTTGTCACCATATGACCCTTTGGCTCCCATTGAACCGTTATCTCCAATAGGACCTTTGTTCCCAATTTGACCTTTATCTCCCTTTTTACCTTTGTCACCATATGACCCTTTGTCTCCAATTGATCCCTGGTGTCCAATTGAACCCTTGTCCCCCATTGGACCCGTGTTGCCAATTGAACCTTTGTCTCCTATAGGACCTTTGTCTCCCTTTTGACCTTTGTCTCCTATAGGACCTTTGTCTCCCTTTTGACCTATGTTCCCAATCGAACCTTTGTCTCCGTTATGACCGTTTTGTCCTTTGTTTCCTATCGGACCTTTATCTCCAATAGGACCTTTGTCTCCGATTGAACCTTTGTCACCAATTTGGACCATATTTCCAGTTTTGATTTTATCACCTAGAATATATTGATTTTCACTTAAGTTTTTGCCAGGTGAAATTACTTTAAACAGTTCATCACTCTTTGTGCTATCCTGTTCTCCCATATCTTTCTCACATTTCATATTTATTCTCGATGAGTTAAAGCAATTGTAACATTTGTGGATAAAACAAGCAATAACTACGTTTTTGTAATTCTGGGTATGCACTTATTCTTCTTTTACACATGTTTTGAAATCATTTTAtctcagtttaaaaataaaagtcgAATTTATATTAGACTTTATCCGAAGCATTCCTTTGCTTATTTTAGGGTACATAGACCTAGGTTGTAGCACATTACTTATTAAAAGTACAGGTCTATTTGTAGAATGTAGCATAACCTTTCAAGTCACACAGATTTATATATTGTCAAACATCGTGAAcggttttttttatcaagacgACGAGATATGTTACGCAAAAATAAAAACTCGCATTTTAAATTGCGATAGCGAATTTTGTTTGCATTATTTTCTAAAATCGTGAATATCTATCTCGCATACTTGTCCATTGTTAAAAAAATCGCAATAAAATATGCAATCAGATAATTCTAATTTTACAGAATTAAACATCTCTATCACATAAATGCTTACAAAGCATTGGGGAACCGCATTTACACACATTTCTGATATAAGAAGTATCTGTCCTTAACCCAGGGCACTCAAGTGAAGTTGTTGTGTACCTTTGCTCAACTACTATTTCTATCTGAGAATCTTATTTTATGTCACTTTGATCCTATTGAAAATAGTACGCATTCTAATCCCCACCCCTGAATATTGCAgtctttactaaacagtctttaGAATTGTGGATGTCGGACACGTTCATGAGACtgatatataaatttatatttctgtattaaaatttggtaaatttttaattttcaaatatatcaccgtaaaggttgcactttgtaaacacagctgtttctcaaaccacacctcttttggggagatatagaatattcatagaaaattaattttgttgtcgtactggttcccagttatgatctTTATGTTTCATCtcgtagagacataacttggcaatgttaccagtaaatttgCATATGCATACCAGTCATTATTAAGTTGACTTACCAACTGGATTTATCAGTTGTATATGTCTATTTGAATCATAAAGTTCTGACACATTTGTTTTCAGTTGTTGTATCTGTGTTTCAACTGTTGACTTTTGATCTATGCACACTGAAAATGAATGTGAAAGTTCCAGCTAAAAAAAACCAGCTACATATAGTACTGGATataagtaaatattcagattatTTTTAGGTTTTCCTTTCTGAAAATGACCCTAGTACATATAGCACCTGAATTTTCCAATATTTCA contains:
- the LOC139488956 gene encoding fibril-forming collagen alpha chain-like; amino-acid sequence: MGEKVELVSVMQTQESANLEYQAGQADVWAKLYKIQDEYRKRDKLIIYSLVVLFFCFSIAISVIVLYLKVCIDQKSTVETQIQQLKTNVSELYDSNRHIQLINPVGDKIKTGNMVQIGDKGSIGDKGPIGDKGPIGNKGQNGHNGDKGSIGNIGQKGDKGPIGDKGQKGDKGPIGDKGSIGNTGPMGDKGSIGHQGSIGDKGSYGDKGKKGDKGQIGNKGPIGDNGSMGAKGSYGDKGKKGDKGQIGDKGPIGDNGSMGDKGPIGDKGSIGDKGSIGDKGSIGEQGSIGNKGPIGNKGHIGNIGDKGSSGNPGQKGDKGSIGEKGLFGNKGPMGDKGPIGNKGHIGDTGLSGNTGQKGDKGSIGDKGPIGDKGPMGEKGPVGNKGYIGDIGDKGSSGNTGQNGDKGSIGDKGPIGDKGRVGSKGETGSIGNTGPMGDKGSLGDKGQMGYKGQTGDKGPAGDKSQVVALTSCGPYEYLNPTSDGMIKFPKKRTSVGVNNISLFINSGVFTCEYAGLYHISVTIMTKTSHAYFEVRKNKLMIVPGYIPDHDKQFNSGTINTVVELNVNDKISVWKGNVKQYYSYYSCLTIVKL